From the genome of Camarhynchus parvulus chromosome 8, STF_HiC, whole genome shotgun sequence, one region includes:
- the C8H1orf210 gene encoding type III endosome membrane protein TEMP: MPHHRTLLKHFPSLHSLNLSSNAKLTVSPAVFSNLGALRLLDLSSCSITHIHMDTFKGLGNLHTLLLRNNSLQELDVPFLLPLKALFHLDLQHNALVSVDPWSLQLLETVPQVHLEGNPWACDCSAHPLQQWLRRRRAVQVTCVSPPGLRGQEIAALDSQDLGCQVKQRFARELTTPQNITVTENNSTALPAGKGGRSWPYLVGFLVTAIGISILIALAAKCKLAHKNFASYRHRPLPEISSIGRSPMEDSSNWDRGSCGSHSITDAADLQAEDDDGFIEDNYIQPSEQLPTKEERELHRSV, translated from the exons ATGCCCCATCACAGGACTCTCTTGAAgcacttcccttccctgcactcTCTCAACCTCTCCAGCAATGCCAAGCTCACGGTGAGCCCAGCAGTCTTCTCCAACCTCGGGGCGCTGCGTCTGCTGgacctgagcagctgcagcatcacccACATCCACATGGACACTTTCAAGGGCCTGGGAAACTTGCACACCCTGCTTCTGAGAAACAACAGCTTGCAAGAGCTTGATGTCCCTTTCCTTTTGCCGCTGAAGGCTCTTTTCCACCTGGACCTGCAGCACAACGCACTGGTCTCTGTGGACCCCTGGAGCCTGCAGCTGTTGGAGACGGTGCCACAGGTCCATCTGGAAGGGAACCCCTGGGCCTGCGACTGCAGCGCGCACcctctgcagcagtggctgcgGCGCAGGCGAG ctgtgcaggtgaCCTGCGTGTCCCCCCCGGGGCTAAGGGGCCAGGAGATCGCAGCTCTGGATTCTCAGGACCTGGGCTGCCAGGTTAAGCAGCGGTTTGCCCGTGAGCTCACCACACCGCAGAATATCACAGTGACTGAGAACAACA GCACTGCACTGCCTGCCGGGAAGGGGGGAAGGAGCTGGCCATACCTGGTGGGATTCCTGGTGACAGCGATTGGCATCTCCATCCTGATTGCACTGGCTGCCAAGTGCAAGCTTGCCCACAAGAACTTCGCCAGCTACCGCCACCGGCCGCTGCCTGAAATCAGCTCCATTGGACGCAGCCCCATGGAGGATAGCAGCAACTGGGACAGGGGCTCCTGTGGGAGCCATTCCATAACTGATGCTGCTGACCTGCAAGCTGAGGATGATGATGGCTTCATCGAGGACAACTACATCCAGCCCAGTGAGCAGCTGCCAACAAAAGAGGAGCGGGAGTTGCATCGCTCCGTCTGA